The Stratiformator vulcanicus genome has a segment encoding these proteins:
- a CDS encoding TadE family protein: MQTQKLNSTRRVRRRPLRGILSAELILALPVLLMVGAMMFEIGMLLHARGVVVDAARNGARHASYVDIEPESVREHTLRSLGPFMSRFADVSVRSAERTGDPVEVVVRVPMQAAAPNLLWPFGFDLRGRELIAATKMTKE, encoded by the coding sequence ATGCAAACTCAAAAACTTAACTCGACTCGAAGAGTCCGCCGCCGCCCGCTCCGCGGGATTCTGAGCGCGGAACTCATTCTTGCATTGCCTGTCCTGTTGATGGTCGGGGCGATGATGTTCGAGATCGGCATGTTGCTGCACGCCCGGGGGGTCGTCGTCGATGCCGCCCGCAATGGTGCCAGACATGCCAGCTATGTCGACATCGAACCGGAATCGGTCAGAGAACACACGCTCCGCTCGCTCGGCCCGTTCATGAGCCGCTTCGCGGACGTCAGTGTTCGTTCGGCCGAGCGGACCGGCGACCCGGTCGAAGTCGTTGTGCGTGTGCCCATGCAGGCCGCCGCGCCGAATCTGCTGTGGCCCTTCGGTTTCGACCTACGAGGTCGAGAGCTGATTGCTGCGACGAAAATGACCAAAGAATAG